One window from the genome of Marinobacter sp. LV10R510-11A encodes:
- the hslV gene encoding ATP-dependent protease subunit HslV encodes MTTILSVRRDDEVAMGGDGQVSLGNTVMKGNARKVRRLYNGKVIAGFAGGTADAFTLFERFEAQLEKYQGNLTKAAVELAKDWRTDRALRRLEALLAVADETASLIITGNGDVIEPEQGLIAIGSGGPFAQASARALLENTDLSAHDIVEKGLNIAADICIYTNHNRTIETLSTSVAATEPPSKND; translated from the coding sequence ATGACTACCATACTTTCCGTCAGACGCGATGACGAAGTTGCCATGGGTGGCGACGGCCAGGTTTCTCTGGGCAACACCGTAATGAAGGGTAACGCCCGCAAAGTTCGCCGTCTTTACAACGGCAAGGTGATCGCCGGTTTTGCAGGTGGCACCGCAGACGCCTTCACTCTATTTGAGCGCTTTGAAGCCCAGCTTGAGAAGTACCAAGGCAACCTAACGAAAGCAGCCGTTGAACTGGCCAAAGACTGGCGCACAGACAGGGCGTTGCGACGACTGGAGGCGCTTTTGGCCGTGGCGGATGAAACCGCATCTTTAATTATTACTGGTAATGGCGATGTGATCGAACCTGAACAGGGGTTGATTGCGATTGGTTCTGGCGGCCCGTTTGCTCAGGCATCAGCCCGCGCACTGCTTGAGAACACCGATCTTTCCGCCCATGATATTGTGGAAAAAGGTTTGAATATAGCTGCGGATATCTGCATTTATACGAACCACAACCGCACCATTGAAACGCTTTCTACCAGTGTAGCCGCCACAGAACCACCCTCCAAAAACGATTGA
- a CDS encoding SPOR domain-containing protein, translated as MKWILSLATVGGFIGFIVYLNSVPPSTGPQPAAENPAQQPAEKTAKQQEKKQRFRFYDMLPESEVIPSNVDEYAPDPSKQNFDYIVQSGSFRSKEDAERQRAQIAFQGLRASVQHIELDSGSVWYRVNVGPFTSRSQMSSAMDKLVSINIQPLARKIPKAN; from the coding sequence TTGAAGTGGATCTTATCCTTGGCTACGGTCGGCGGTTTTATCGGGTTTATTGTCTACCTGAACTCCGTACCACCCAGCACCGGGCCACAACCTGCTGCCGAAAATCCGGCACAACAACCGGCGGAAAAAACCGCTAAGCAGCAAGAAAAGAAGCAACGCTTCCGGTTTTACGACATGCTTCCCGAATCGGAGGTTATCCCCTCCAATGTCGACGAGTACGCCCCCGACCCATCCAAGCAGAACTTCGATTATATAGTGCAGTCCGGCTCTTTCCGCAGTAAAGAAGACGCAGAGCGCCAGCGGGCACAGATTGCGTTTCAGGGTCTCAGAGCTTCGGTACAACATATTGAACTCGATAGCGGTTCTGTGTGGTACCGCGTGAATGTAGGCCCGTTCACTTCACGGAGCCAGATGAGCTCCGCCATGGACAAGCTTGTGTCTATCAACATTCAGCCGCTTGCCCGGAAAATCCCAAAGGCGAACTAG
- the argS gene encoding arginine--tRNA ligase, with the protein MKEIVSDLLQSALASLQSEGTLPADQTYTPQVGNTKDKSHGDYACNIALVAAKTAGCAPRKLAEMLIEKLPESSAVEKVEIAGPGFINFFMSTSSAFEIVNTILDEAGQFGRNSNGKGEKVQVEFVSANPTGPLHVGHGRGAAIGDCLCRLLEANGYNVTREFYYNDAGAQINNLALSVQARVKGLTPEHESWPENGYRGDYITNVANVYLAGGTVTADDREVTASADPEDRAAIQEFAVAYLRREQDLDLKAFGVQFDMYFLESSLYQDGKVEATVKRLQENGYTYEDGGAMWLKTTEFGDDKDRVMRKQDGGYTYFLPDVAYHLDKWERGFTTVINEQGADHHSTVTRVRAGLQALNAGIPQGWPDYVLHQMVMVTRSGQEVKISKRAGTYVTIRDLIDEVGRDATRFFLAARRVDSQLTFDIDLARSQTNENPVYYIQYAHARICSVLRKLATEGVDRGFNECVGDLSLLTLDEEKELANQLAKYPELIASSSAQREPHHLTHYLRDLAGQFHTYYNAHKVLIEDTAVRDARVSLYLAVRQVIDNGLGLLGVSAPKEM; encoded by the coding sequence CGCCTGCAACATTGCACTGGTTGCTGCCAAAACGGCGGGCTGTGCGCCTCGCAAGCTGGCTGAGATGCTGATCGAGAAGCTGCCGGAAAGCAGTGCCGTGGAGAAGGTGGAAATTGCCGGCCCCGGCTTTATCAACTTTTTTATGAGCACCTCCAGCGCGTTTGAGATCGTGAATACGATTCTCGATGAAGCCGGACAGTTCGGCCGAAACAGCAACGGTAAGGGTGAGAAAGTTCAGGTGGAGTTTGTTTCTGCCAACCCCACCGGCCCGCTGCATGTGGGCCATGGCCGGGGCGCGGCCATTGGCGATTGCCTTTGCCGCCTGCTGGAAGCTAACGGCTATAACGTTACTCGGGAGTTTTATTACAACGACGCTGGGGCGCAGATCAATAATCTCGCGCTCTCGGTACAGGCTCGCGTTAAAGGCCTGACACCCGAACACGAAAGCTGGCCCGAAAACGGTTACCGCGGCGACTATATTACCAATGTTGCCAATGTTTACCTGGCTGGTGGCACCGTGACCGCAGATGACCGTGAAGTGACCGCCAGCGCCGATCCTGAGGATCGCGCCGCCATTCAGGAATTTGCTGTGGCTTATCTGCGCCGTGAGCAGGATTTGGATCTCAAGGCCTTTGGCGTTCAGTTTGATATGTATTTTCTGGAGTCGTCCCTGTACCAAGACGGCAAGGTAGAAGCTACCGTAAAACGCCTGCAGGAGAACGGTTACACCTATGAAGACGGCGGCGCCATGTGGTTGAAGACCACAGAGTTCGGTGACGATAAAGACCGGGTGATGCGCAAACAAGACGGCGGCTACACCTATTTTCTGCCAGACGTGGCCTACCACTTGGACAAGTGGGAGCGCGGCTTTACCACCGTAATCAACGAGCAAGGCGCCGACCACCATTCGACCGTTACGCGGGTTCGCGCAGGGCTACAGGCATTGAACGCGGGCATCCCCCAGGGTTGGCCGGATTACGTTCTGCACCAGATGGTTATGGTTACCCGATCTGGCCAGGAAGTGAAAATTTCTAAGCGCGCCGGTACTTACGTGACCATCCGCGACTTGATCGACGAAGTAGGCCGGGATGCTACGCGTTTTTTCCTCGCGGCACGGCGTGTCGACTCTCAGTTGACCTTCGATATCGACTTGGCCCGCTCCCAGACCAATGAAAACCCGGTGTATTACATTCAGTATGCCCATGCGCGCATTTGCAGCGTGCTGCGCAAGCTGGCAACGGAAGGTGTTGATCGCGGATTCAATGAGTGCGTGGGCGATTTGTCTTTGCTCACTCTGGATGAAGAAAAGGAACTGGCAAACCAACTGGCAAAATATCCCGAATTGATTGCCAGCTCTTCCGCCCAGCGCGAACCGCATCACCTTACGCATTACCTGAGGGATCTGGCTGGCCAGTTTCACACCTATTACAACGCCCACAAAGTACTGATTGAAGACACAGCAGTACGTGATGCCCGTGTAAGCCTTTACCTTGCTGTGCGCCAGGTAATCGACAATGGGCTTGGCCTATTGGGCGTAAGCGCACCAAAAGAGATGTAA